A genomic segment from Verrucomicrobiota bacterium encodes:
- a CDS encoding DUF86 domain-containing protein: MTDEAKKLLLDVLLACQAIESFAAGRSFAEYQADEQFRAATERKFEIIGEALTRLGRTAPHAIQRISEVPAIVAFRNRITHGYDSIDDLVVWDIVQQKVPVLKAEVEKLLREGEDE; this comes from the coding sequence ATGACGGACGAGGCGAAGAAGCTCTTGCTTGACGTCCTGCTGGCCTGCCAGGCCATCGAGAGCTTCGCGGCAGGCCGGAGCTTCGCCGAATACCAGGCGGACGAGCAATTTCGCGCCGCCACCGAACGCAAGTTTGAGATCATCGGCGAAGCGCTTACCCGTCTGGGCCGGACAGCGCCCCATGCTATCCAGCGGATTTCCGAAGTGCCCGCAATCGTCGCCTTTCGAAACCGGATCACCCACGGCTACGATTCGATTGACGACTTGGTGGTTTGGGACATTGTGCAACAAAAGGTCCCGGTGCTGAAGGCGGAGGTGGAAAAGTTGCTCCGAGAAGGAGAAGACGAGTAG